AGCTTGCTGCGGGGAAGTTCATTCCCTGTGCCTCTTGCCTTCCGCCTCACCGAATCACTTTAGTCGCCCGCACCAGCACATTCGGCGGAATCGTCAGGCCGATCGCTTTCGCCGCTTTCAGATTGACGATGAACTCGAACCGCATCGGCTGCTCGACGGGAAGGTCTCGCGGTGTGCGACCTTTCAGAATCTTATCCACGTACACCGCCGCGCGCCGGTCCAGGTCCCTATTGTCCACGCCGTAGGTCATAAGCCCGCCGGCCTCCACGATTGCTGGCGAAGTGTACATCATCGGGAGCCGGTTCTTTACCGCGAAGTCTAAAATCTGTGTGCGGTGAGCACCCGCGATGGGGCCCGCCACCATGAAAAGGACTGCCTGAGCGCGCTCCTTCGTCGCGGCTCGGAATGCAGTCTCAATATCTTTGGGAATTAGTACGTCTAGGTATTGAAGCTTCACGCCGAACGCCTTTGCGGCGAGATTCACGTCTCTTAACAACTGCGCGATGTCCGTTTGGGTCGAAGACGTGAAGACGGCCACGCGGGAGAGGCTGGGAATGATCTCTTTCAAAAGCTCCAATCGTTTTCCGTTTAGCTCCGGGGCAAGGGTTGACAGTCCAGTAATATTCCCGCCCGGATG
This window of the Deltaproteobacteria bacterium genome carries:
- a CDS encoding ABC transporter substrate-binding protein gives rise to the protein MSKKITRRSFCSMLLAHPFPAQAQQSKKIPRIGLLYAGSPSTQADRIGAFRQGLRELGYVEGKNIIVEYRYAEGKFDRLPALADELVRLKVDIIVTGGEPATRTAKEATVTIPIVMSQVGDPVGSGFVDSLAHPGGNITGLSTLAPELNGKRLELLKEIIPSLSRVAVFTSSTQTDIAQLLRDVNLAAKAFGVKLQYLDVLIPKDIETAFRAATKERAQAVLFMVAGPIAGAHRTQILDFAVKNRLPMMYTSPAIVEAGGLMTYGVDNRDLDRRAAVYVDKILKGRTPRDLPVEQPMRFEFIVNLKAAKAIGLTIPPNVLVRATKVIR